A single Bacteroidia bacterium DNA region contains:
- the recO gene encoding DNA repair protein RecO codes for MLFTTQGILVRTTDFSESSLIAKIYTRKWGMQSFILKGVKSKRSSIKTAFLQPLSFLDMVVQYRGNRDLQIIREARPAFVINTIPYEVQKSSIAMFATELIYKTVKEEEANEALFSFLHSFIQYLDAASAGLGNLPLYFMVEMSRFLGFFPQEEGGENAMYFRLEEGIFSREGGTEDSIIAPPASQYLRQLMDLEMEDPDILKIPVAVRHELMQKMIYYYRLHSDNFHGLRSYEILREVMRK; via the coding sequence ATGCTCTTTACAACCCAGGGCATTCTTGTCAGGACTACAGATTTCTCTGAATCCAGCCTTATTGCAAAGATCTATACCCGGAAATGGGGCATGCAATCGTTTATATTAAAAGGCGTAAAATCAAAACGATCCTCAATCAAAACGGCATTTCTGCAGCCGCTCAGTTTTTTGGATATGGTGGTGCAGTACCGGGGCAACAGGGATCTGCAAATTATACGGGAAGCAAGGCCGGCATTTGTTATCAACACCATTCCTTACGAAGTACAGAAGTCGTCAATCGCAATGTTTGCCACAGAGCTGATATACAAAACCGTGAAAGAGGAAGAAGCCAATGAGGCGCTGTTTTCTTTTTTACATTCTTTTATACAATATCTTGATGCTGCTTCAGCGGGCCTTGGAAACCTGCCACTTTATTTTATGGTAGAAATGAGCAGATTCCTGGGTTTTTTCCCCCAGGAGGAGGGAGGAGAAAACGCAATGTATTTCCGGTTAGAAGAAGGCATTTTTTCCCGAGAAGGCGGGACGGAAGATTCCATCATTGCTCCGCCAGCGTCTCAATATCTCAGGCAACTGATGGATCTGGAAATGGAGGATCCGGATATTTTAAAAATCCCGGTTGCCGTACGCCATGAACTGATGCAGAAAATGATATATTATTACCGGCTTCATTCTGACAATTTTCATGGATTAAGATCCTATGAAATCCTGCGGGAGGTAATGAGAAAATAA
- a CDS encoding type II toxin-antitoxin system VapC family toxin, producing the protein MKYLLDTNICIYYMKGRFDLDKKFESIEDRNALFISEITLAELKYGVAKSTNPTRNNKTLNNFLSGVQILPIFNALDIFAQEKARLKKEGQPIDDFDLLIGASAIINNLTLVTNNERHFERLKGIRLENWTV; encoded by the coding sequence TTGAAATACCTGCTTGATACAAATATCTGTATTTACTATATGAAGGGTAGGTTCGACCTGGATAAAAAATTCGAATCAATAGAAGATAGAAATGCACTTTTCATTTCTGAAATCACATTAGCAGAGCTCAAGTATGGAGTAGCAAAAAGTACAAATCCCACTCGAAATAATAAAACGCTAAACAATTTTTTATCGGGAGTACAAATTCTACCCATTTTTAATGCGCTGGATATTTTTGCGCAGGAGAAGGCGCGACTAAAGAAAGAAGGTCAACCGATTGATGATTTTGACTTGCTGATAGGTGCATCAGCCATCATCAACAATTTAACCCTCGTAACCAATAATGAGAGACATTTTGAGCGGTTAAAAGGAATCAGGCTTGAAAACTGGACAGTATAA
- a CDS encoding response regulator transcription factor produces MIRILIAEDHEVYAETLTWILQDQPSIAFLGHARNGSEALKMINDLMPDVVLMDLRMPLLGGAEATLRLKKLFPQVKVIFLSMVLGDETLRTLKKCGADGYLIKNTSKKELMTALRIVADGGQYYSQDVTQLVQERISSQNAEDYQPLERRGVFLTQKEQQVLKLFGAGLAPLEIARLIGFSLFIIESYIRNLTQKLSFREPGELQLYAQRVI; encoded by the coding sequence GTGATCAGGATATTAATTGCCGAAGACCATGAAGTCTATGCCGAGACGTTGACCTGGATTTTACAGGATCAACCCTCAATAGCATTTTTAGGTCACGCCAGAAATGGCTCCGAAGCACTAAAGATGATCAACGACTTAATGCCGGATGTGGTGCTGATGGATCTCAGGATGCCGTTGCTGGGGGGTGCAGAAGCTACCCTCAGACTAAAGAAATTATTCCCGCAGGTGAAGGTCATTTTTCTCAGCATGGTGCTGGGAGATGAAACCCTGAGGACTTTAAAGAAATGTGGAGCGGATGGTTATCTGATTAAAAATACCAGCAAAAAGGAGTTGATGACGGCACTGCGGATAGTAGCAGATGGAGGGCAATATTATTCGCAGGATGTTACGCAGCTTGTTCAGGAAAGAATTTCCTCCCAGAATGCTGAGGATTATCAGCCTCTAGAAAGAAGGGGAGTTTTCCTTACCCAAAAGGAACAACAAGTACTGAAGCTTTTCGGAGCCGGCCTGGCCCCGTTGGAAATAGCACGGCTTATAGGTTTTAGTTTATTTATCATAGAAAGTTATATCCGGAACCTGACGCAGAAACTCAGCTTCAGAGAACCTGGGGAATTGCAGTTGTATGCGCAGCGTGTCATTTGA
- a CDS encoding cytochrome c: MKKLLRILLIIAGVVVLLVAAVAIYNIAAPLPTYEARDVNINVSLTSAQLAKGKLLLTECSHCHAGENTNAFVGRELKDMAAFGTIYSANITQDKEDGIGNWTDGQIAYALRTGINPDGKYLSPPMPKWHLLADADIMAIVMALRSDHPAVQPAKTDHPEMELNFLGKMLTRFAFRPLDYPEAPMPVPDTNNTVELGKYLVHAKYLCFECHSKDFSTVNYYEPEKSENFMGGGNVMSTWDGEKITTPNITFDETGIAHYTVEDLGNAVRFGKAPDRPLIQPMPKFTTLDDKEIEAMYAYMKTIKKIRHETPVGVHKEE, from the coding sequence ATGAAAAAATTATTACGAATTCTCCTCATCATTGCCGGAGTAGTGGTCCTGCTCGTTGCAGCCGTTGCCATTTATAATATTGCAGCACCCCTGCCTACCTATGAAGCCCGCGATGTGAACATCAACGTTTCTCTCACCTCCGCGCAGCTTGCGAAAGGAAAACTGCTGCTGACGGAGTGCTCCCATTGCCATGCGGGTGAAAACACTAACGCTTTCGTAGGCAGAGAACTGAAGGATATGGCGGCTTTCGGGACCATTTATTCCGCTAACATTACCCAGGATAAAGAAGATGGTATCGGCAACTGGACTGACGGCCAAATTGCTTATGCTTTACGTACCGGCATCAACCCTGACGGCAAGTATCTCTCTCCGCCAATGCCCAAGTGGCACCTGCTTGCTGATGCCGACATAATGGCTATTGTCATGGCTTTGAGGTCTGACCATCCCGCTGTACAACCTGCCAAAACAGATCATCCTGAGATGGAGCTAAACTTTCTTGGCAAAATGCTCACGCGCTTTGCTTTTAGACCGCTCGATTATCCGGAAGCCCCTATGCCTGTTCCTGACACTAACAATACGGTGGAACTGGGCAAGTATCTTGTCCATGCCAAATATCTGTGCTTCGAATGTCATTCAAAAGATTTCTCCACCGTAAACTATTATGAGCCAGAAAAATCAGAGAATTTTATGGGTGGTGGAAATGTAATGTCTACCTGGGATGGTGAAAAAATTACAACTCCCAACATTACGTTTGATGAGACCGGAATAGCGCATTATACCGTGGAAGACCTAGGCAATGCCGTGCGATTTGGAAAGGCTCCTGACCGCCCTTTGATCCAACCTATGCCCAAATTCACAACGCTGGACGACAAAGAGATAGAAGCCATGTATGCATACATGAAGACCATAAAAAAGATCCGGCACGAAACTCCTGTTGGCGTACATAAGGAAGAATAG
- a CDS encoding adenylate/guanylate cyclase domain-containing protein: MKITLTRRIWFTVASIVLFFTLLLLYIVPTQQQKYFTSNFNKEVQNLANTVALGVEIALTEQNFEGVQTAMDFVKNDTRLEFVAIVQSDTVWDENYRNYTLRQNVIEVYPDTVEIDPGVESSENLIVKRAAFQSSVFNGNIITGFNTAEIRKNMMEIRLVAVVVSFIVFVFGILLGLWLARTISIPVLRIRDAALKVGAGDLSQRVETRSKDEIGELTQVFNKMVVGLATAEERLTQKNNELENTLLHLEEKNVAIEKERRRSDELLRNILPEETAEELKKFGKSQPKNFDMVTVMFVDFSHFTLIAEHLTPSRLVAEIDLLFRAFDRIIGNYPIEKIKTIGDAYLCASGLPSPNQTHAFHIVRAALEIQRYLHEYQDSRRKEKLPFFEARIGIHSGPVVAGIVGSKKFAYDIWGDTVNTAARMEQSGEAGKINISGTTYGLVKDCFKVKSRGKVEAKHKGQVEMYFVLEEIILVQDQKS; encoded by the coding sequence ATGAAAATTACCCTTACCCGCAGAATTTGGTTTACTGTAGCGAGCATCGTTCTCTTCTTTACGCTCCTCCTCCTCTACATTGTACCCACGCAACAGCAAAAGTATTTTACCAGTAATTTTAATAAGGAAGTACAGAACCTGGCCAATACCGTGGCACTCGGGGTTGAAATTGCCCTCACGGAGCAAAACTTTGAAGGCGTGCAAACCGCAATGGACTTTGTGAAGAATGACACGCGGCTGGAGTTTGTGGCGATTGTGCAGTCGGATACCGTATGGGATGAAAACTATCGTAACTACACCCTGAGGCAAAACGTGATAGAGGTTTATCCTGACACAGTGGAAATTGATCCGGGAGTAGAATCTTCTGAAAACCTCATCGTGAAGCGGGCCGCATTTCAGTCGTCTGTATTCAACGGGAACATTATCACTGGCTTTAACACAGCCGAGATCAGGAAGAACATGATGGAAATACGGCTGGTGGCTGTGGTGGTGAGTTTCATTGTATTCGTATTTGGAATTTTGCTGGGGCTTTGGCTGGCGCGCACCATATCTATCCCGGTGCTGAGAATAAGGGATGCCGCGCTGAAGGTAGGAGCGGGCGACCTCTCCCAACGGGTAGAAACCCGCTCCAAGGATGAAATCGGAGAGCTTACACAGGTTTTTAATAAAATGGTGGTGGGCCTCGCTACAGCCGAAGAACGTCTGACGCAAAAGAATAATGAGCTGGAAAACACTCTGCTGCATCTTGAAGAAAAGAATGTTGCGATAGAAAAGGAGAGAAGGCGCTCTGATGAGTTGTTGCGCAATATCTTGCCGGAGGAGACGGCTGAGGAATTAAAGAAATTTGGAAAATCGCAGCCTAAGAATTTCGATATGGTGACGGTGATGTTCGTGGATTTCAGTCATTTTACGCTCATTGCTGAGCATCTTACGCCTTCACGCCTTGTTGCTGAAATTGATTTGCTTTTCCGCGCTTTCGACCGGATTATTGGGAATTATCCGATAGAAAAAATAAAAACGATCGGGGATGCATATCTCTGTGCGAGCGGCCTGCCTTCTCCTAACCAGACCCATGCTTTTCATATCGTGCGGGCTGCCCTCGAAATTCAGCGATACCTGCATGAATACCAGGATTCGCGCAGAAAAGAAAAGCTGCCGTTTTTCGAAGCACGCATCGGGATACATTCCGGGCCGGTGGTGGCGGGGATAGTAGGCAGCAAGAAATTCGCCTACGATATTTGGGGCGATACGGTAAATACTGCCGCAAGGATGGAGCAAAGCGGAGAAGCCGGAAAGATCAACATTTCAGGTACCACCTACGGTCTGGTGAAAGACTGCTTCAAGGTGAAATCGCGCGGAAAGGTGGAGGCCAAGCACAAAGGCCAGGTAGAAATGTATTTTGTCCTTGAGGAGATTATTCTGGTTCAGGATCAGAAATCGTAG
- a CDS encoding TerC family protein translates to MFEFSVFATPEAWISLATLTLLEIVLGIDNIVFISIIAAKLPKEQQDLARKVGLILALAGRLVMLGAIAWLIGLEKSLFTVFERDISIRDLILILGGLFLMAKSVTEIHAKLQGSEGDHTVNVKAKLSNVLIQIILLDLVFSLDSILTAIGLVEELVIMGVAIMIAIMVMLVFARAISDFVNKHPTIKMLALSFLLMIGMLLVVEAFEVHVPKGYVYFAMAFSLFVELLNLRLRKPEKK, encoded by the coding sequence ATGTTCGAATTCTCTGTTTTTGCTACTCCGGAAGCCTGGATCAGTCTCGCTACTTTGACGCTGCTTGAGATTGTGCTGGGAATAGACAACATCGTATTCATCTCCATCATTGCTGCCAAGCTCCCGAAAGAGCAGCAGGATCTTGCACGAAAGGTGGGGTTGATCCTTGCGCTGGCCGGCCGCCTGGTAATGCTGGGCGCCATTGCCTGGCTCATTGGCCTGGAGAAAAGTCTCTTCACCGTTTTTGAACGGGATATCAGTATCCGCGATCTTATCCTGATCCTGGGAGGATTATTCCTGATGGCGAAAAGCGTAACGGAAATTCACGCTAAACTACAGGGATCCGAAGGCGATCATACGGTGAACGTGAAAGCGAAGTTGAGCAATGTGCTTATCCAGATCATATTGCTGGATCTGGTTTTTTCGCTGGATTCTATCCTCACAGCTATCGGACTGGTGGAGGAACTGGTGATCATGGGCGTGGCCATAATGATTGCAATAATGGTAATGCTCGTTTTTGCCAGGGCCATAAGCGATTTTGTGAACAAGCATCCCACGATCAAGATGCTGGCCCTCTCGTTCCTGCTCATGATCGGGATGCTGCTTGTTGTGGAAGCATTCGAGGTGCATGTCCCCAAAGGCTACGTTTATTTCGCAATGGCATTCTCCCTGTTCGTAGAGTTGCTGAACCTGCGGTTGCGGAAGCCGGAGAAAAAATAA
- a CDS encoding mercuric reductase — MSEDSIKPFDAIIIGSGQAGNPLASALADEGWKVAIIEAAHPGGSCINFGCTPTKTMIASARAAHVARNANKVGVHVGNVSPNLQKIVARKDDIVESFRVSTKQNLVNNDNISLIEGKAFFKNKNSVEVALNNGGRLSCTAEKIFINTGTIPNIPALKGLDEVPHHTSTTLLDVTEIPEHLVVLGGGYIGLELGQMYSRFGSEVTIIESGDQLMAKEDDDVAEEMKDILEGEEINVLLNLSVKSVSRLSSGKVKVHFDNNAVRDITCTHLLLATGRKPNTAELRLKNAGVQTGEHGEIVVNERLQTNVEGIYAVGDVKGGPMFTHISYDDFRVVRDNLLKNGSHTTNDRMLPYTVFTDPQLGRIGLSERQAREQGKNFEVKKLMMENSSRGVETNHTRGFLKSLVEKDTGKILGFAALSHEGGEIASMVQIAMMGGLKAEQLRDAIFSHPLYAESLNKVF, encoded by the coding sequence ATGTCTGAAGATTCAATAAAACCATTTGATGCTATAATAATCGGCTCAGGACAAGCTGGCAATCCGCTGGCCTCAGCTCTTGCAGATGAAGGGTGGAAAGTGGCAATCATTGAGGCAGCGCATCCGGGCGGAAGTTGCATCAATTTCGGCTGTACCCCTACGAAAACGATGATCGCAAGTGCACGGGCCGCCCACGTTGCAAGGAATGCAAATAAAGTGGGAGTGCATGTGGGAAATGTTTCGCCCAACCTGCAAAAAATCGTAGCGCGAAAAGATGATATAGTTGAATCTTTCAGGGTGAGTACAAAGCAAAACCTGGTGAATAACGACAATATCAGCCTGATAGAAGGCAAGGCATTTTTTAAAAATAAAAATAGCGTAGAGGTAGCGTTGAATAATGGCGGCAGGCTGAGTTGTACAGCGGAGAAAATCTTCATAAATACCGGGACCATTCCGAATATTCCAGCACTGAAAGGGCTTGATGAGGTGCCGCACCACACATCGACCACTTTGCTTGACGTTACTGAAATTCCGGAACACCTCGTGGTGCTTGGCGGAGGCTATATCGGACTGGAACTGGGCCAGATGTATTCACGCTTTGGCAGCGAAGTCACCATCATAGAAAGCGGAGATCAACTGATGGCGAAAGAAGATGATGATGTGGCGGAAGAAATGAAAGACATCCTGGAAGGGGAGGAGATCAATGTTTTGCTGAATCTCAGCGTAAAATCCGTTTCGCGCCTTAGTAGCGGAAAGGTCAAAGTTCATTTTGATAACAACGCAGTGCGGGATATTACCTGCACACATTTGTTGCTGGCTACAGGCAGAAAACCCAATACGGCTGAACTCAGGCTGAAAAATGCCGGAGTGCAAACCGGTGAGCATGGGGAAATTGTGGTAAACGAGCGGTTGCAGACGAATGTTGAGGGAATATATGCCGTGGGTGATGTAAAGGGAGGCCCCATGTTTACGCATATTTCTTATGATGATTTCAGGGTAGTGCGTGACAATTTACTGAAAAACGGATCGCATACTACGAATGATCGCATGTTGCCCTACACCGTTTTTACGGATCCGCAGTTGGGCCGAATTGGCCTGAGCGAGCGGCAGGCGCGGGAACAGGGAAAAAATTTTGAAGTGAAAAAACTGATGATGGAAAACAGCAGCCGGGGAGTGGAAACCAACCACACGCGTGGCTTTCTGAAATCTTTGGTGGAAAAGGATACAGGCAAGATCCTCGGTTTTGCTGCCCTCAGCCATGAAGGTGGGGAAATTGCCAGCATGGTGCAAATAGCAATGATGGGCGGCCTGAAGGCTGAACAACTGCGAGATGCTATCTTCTCCCATCCGCTGTATGCGGAATCACTGAATAAGGTCTTTTAA
- a CDS encoding two-component regulator propeller domain-containing protein: protein MKQFNLLAFAMLLMFPAMAQQPEYPIGEWRSHLSYKSGLMLAETPDRYYCISRNGMFYYGKDDNALVPLSKINGYSDVTAEIIRYDPVHDLLFIGYTDGNMDIQQGNTIRNVPDIARKQGLGRRNINDFYFYEGYVYISTGFGIVVYDIEREEFRETYGSIWADQVNPDSVVVETVEIHSVTVLGDTIFAATEKGILAASLNEPNLLFYRVWHKKQLGTATSIRTFNSRVYAFVNDTLFQYNGDTFVPFPGRHFDLVSMEVNHGSLVLAEPDTITVWDGAGSFSQIVSPGQRHAILDENGKIWVAHPLLGMLGLDAQGINYRLPNGPASGTTWDLASDENIIYATGGGLTITQNNSYNSAGIYIYENSTWKNYNMGNQPLLQDHLFQDVIVAAPDPRNRNAWFGSYLSGIAFLENDNIAAVYDTANSALQLGFDGSTKVAGMAFDQDHNLWISNIQAPQPLVLRSAGGEWASFNLGTVRDLSEMVVDDNGYLWISRFGGGLVVYDPGSNALENGQYLLLNTLEGQGGLPENQVHSLAKDRDGEIWVGTGDGVAVFYDPSLVFTDNNFDAQQIFLRSGDENGILLLGETVTAIAVDGANRKWFGSENGAWLTSPDGTRIITNFNADNSPLPGSRILDIAVNNESGEVFFATDKGLMSYRGTATKAGAVHSDVYVYPNPVREGYLGPIAVKGLVQDANVKITDISGNMVFELTADGGQAVWQGTNFQGDLVKSGVYLIFSTDPAGQERNVAKVLIIR, encoded by the coding sequence ATGAAGCAATTCAATCTCCTGGCCTTTGCAATGTTGCTGATGTTCCCTGCGATGGCACAGCAACCAGAGTACCCGATCGGTGAATGGCGATCTCATCTGAGTTATAAATCCGGGTTGATGCTTGCTGAAACCCCTGACCGCTACTATTGCATTAGCCGTAATGGTATGTTCTACTACGGCAAGGATGACAACGCCCTGGTACCACTAAGCAAGATTAACGGTTACAGCGATGTAACTGCGGAAATCATCAGGTATGACCCTGTCCATGACCTGCTCTTTATCGGATATACGGATGGCAATATGGATATTCAGCAAGGCAATACCATCCGGAATGTGCCGGATATTGCAAGGAAGCAAGGCCTGGGAAGGCGCAATATCAACGACTTTTATTTTTATGAGGGCTATGTCTATATCTCCACAGGTTTTGGCATTGTGGTGTATGATATTGAAAGAGAAGAATTCAGAGAAACTTATGGCAGCATTTGGGCTGACCAGGTCAATCCGGACAGTGTAGTTGTGGAAACGGTGGAAATTCACAGCGTTACAGTATTGGGCGATACCATTTTTGCTGCTACGGAGAAAGGGATTTTAGCGGCTTCGCTCAATGAGCCCAACTTGCTTTTCTACAGGGTCTGGCATAAAAAGCAGCTCGGAACCGCCACTTCCATCCGCACTTTTAACTCCCGCGTTTATGCTTTCGTAAATGATACCCTGTTCCAGTATAACGGTGACACTTTTGTCCCGTTTCCGGGGCGCCATTTTGACCTTGTCAGCATGGAAGTGAATCATGGTAGCCTGGTGCTGGCGGAACCGGATACGATCACCGTATGGGATGGTGCCGGCAGTTTTTCGCAAATAGTCTCCCCCGGACAAAGACATGCGATCCTGGATGAAAACGGCAAAATATGGGTGGCACATCCTCTCCTGGGAATGCTGGGACTGGATGCGCAAGGAATCAATTATCGCCTGCCCAATGGACCCGCCAGCGGTACTACATGGGATTTGGCTTCAGATGAGAATATCATTTACGCCACCGGAGGAGGACTGACCATTACCCAAAACAACAGCTACAACAGCGCGGGCATTTATATTTATGAAAACAGCACCTGGAAAAACTATAATATGGGCAACCAGCCTTTGCTTCAGGATCATTTGTTTCAGGATGTGATCGTGGCAGCGCCTGACCCACGAAACAGGAATGCCTGGTTTGGTTCCTATCTCTCTGGCATTGCATTTTTGGAGAATGATAACATCGCGGCTGTGTATGACACCGCCAACAGCGCCCTGCAGCTTGGATTCGATGGTTCCACTAAGGTAGCAGGGATGGCTTTTGACCAGGATCATAATCTCTGGATATCGAATATTCAGGCACCACAGCCTCTGGTGTTGCGGTCTGCCGGGGGCGAATGGGCTTCCTTTAATCTTGGTACCGTACGCGATTTATCAGAAATGGTGGTAGACGATAATGGTTACCTCTGGATTTCCAGGTTTGGTGGAGGATTGGTAGTGTATGACCCCGGTAGCAATGCTTTGGAGAATGGGCAGTATTTATTGCTAAACACGCTCGAAGGCCAGGGAGGCTTGCCAGAGAACCAGGTGCATTCGCTGGCCAAAGACCGGGATGGGGAAATATGGGTGGGAACGGGAGATGGTGTGGCCGTATTCTATGATCCTTCTCTTGTGTTTACCGACAACAACTTCGATGCGCAGCAAATTTTCCTGCGTTCTGGCGATGAAAACGGGATCCTGTTGCTGGGAGAAACGGTAACGGCCATTGCAGTGGATGGAGCCAACCGCAAATGGTTTGGCAGTGAAAACGGAGCCTGGCTCACTTCTCCTGATGGTACAAGGATCATTACTAATTTTAATGCAGATAATAGTCCGCTACCCGGCAGCAGGATTTTGGACATTGCCGTAAATAATGAATCAGGTGAGGTCTTTTTTGCCACGGATAAAGGCTTGATGTCTTACCGGGGAACGGCCACAAAAGCCGGTGCGGTGCATAGTGATGTATACGTTTATCCTAATCCTGTCCGCGAGGGATACCTGGGCCCGATAGCCGTTAAAGGCCTGGTACAGGATGCCAATGTTAAGATCACCGACATCAGCGGAAACATGGTATTTGAGCTCACAGCCGATGGAGGGCAGGCCGTATGGCAGGGAACCAACTTCCAGGGAGACCTGGTGAAGTCAGGCGTTTACCTCATCTTTTCCACTGATCCCGCAGGACAGGAGCGCAATGTCGCCAAAGTGTTGATCATCCGCTAA